The [Clostridium] celerecrescens 18A genomic sequence GGCATTCCATGATCCGGCTGATCGCGATGTAGAGGTGAACAACAAGATTCTGATAGGCAGCTCCGGGAATCAGGAAATCATTCTTTTTAAGAACATCTGATACGCATGCCGCAATCTCATCCATACTCTGATTTCCCTTATGAAGCCGTTTTCCAGAAAAAGACGCGATGCATAATCTTGCCTCGAACTCTCCTCCTTCCAGCTTAATTCCGTAATTAGGTTTTCGGATGATTTTTATATTAAATTTATTTAGGTATTGTTCTACTTCCTTTAGATCCGCAGTCAATGTCCGCTTTGAGATATACAGACTGTCACTCAATTCATCCAGTTTTACATAGGAAGGGCTGTTAAACAAATATTCCAGAAGGTATTGTATCCGTTCTTCCGACGTATCAGGCAGATATTGATCGGAATGATAGGCGTCCTGAATAAAAGAACCGAACTTTTCTTTGTCCGAAACATTCAGATAATATCCTACACCATATTTTGAAAGAATCGTGGCCTCATAGGGCTCTATTTCCTGATTCATTTCTTTCAGCAGATTGCGAATGGTCTTAGTCCCGATACAAATCTGCCCTGCAAGATCTTCTGCCGTATAGTATTCGCCGTCTGACAAAATATCCAGGATCTGTCTCTTCCGCCTATCCATATCTATTCACTCCTATTTATTCATGCCAAATGCGAAATACTTTTAGCTATATTTTTTATGCATATTTACATAATACCATAATTTTTATGGGAACTAAATGATTCTTTTTTCCAATTTAAATGTGGTAATCTCTTCTTACAGACAGATAATATAAAAACCCCATTCCATTGCGGAACGGGGTGACGACATATGTCCATATCTTTTTAATCTTCACAAGACCAGAAAACACACAAATCCGGTAATTTTACACCTCTTCATTTAACTTGCTTAAGCGCGCAGCCTGATCCGCAGCAATAAGAGAATCCAAAAGCTCATGAATGTCCCCATTCATAATGGAGTCAATCTTATAAAGAGTCAGCTTGATCCTGTGATCCGTTACACGGCCCTGGGGAAAATTATAGGTACGGATCTTTTCAGAACGGTCTCCGGTACCGATCTGGCTTCTTCTTTCCTCAGCCTCCGAATTCTGCCGTTTTTCAATCTCAATATCATAAAGCTTGGAACGCAATAACCGGAAGGCCTTTTCCTTATTCTGAAGCTGTGACTTTTCCGTCTGGCTGTAAATCACGATTCCCGTAGGCATATGGGTAAGGCGAACGGCAGAGTCGGTCGTATTTACGCACTGTCCGCCGTTTCCGGAAGCACGCATAACATCGATTCTCACATCTTTATCCTCGATCACTACGTCAAACTCTTCTGCTTCGGGCATAACTGCCACAGTAGCCGTAGAGGTGTGGATTCTGCCACCGCTCTCTGTCTCCGGAACCCGCTGTACCCGGTGGACGCCGCTTTCATATTTCATCTTGGAATAAGCGCCCTTGCCTGTAATCATGGCTACTACTTCTTTAAAACCGCCGATCCCGTTTTCATTGACGCTGATCAGCTCTACCTTCCAGTGATATCCCTCCGCATAATTTACATACATACGGTACAGTTCGGAAGCAAACAGGGCCGCCTCGTCACCCCCTGCTCCGGCACGGATCTCCAGAATAATATTCTTATCGTCATTAGGGTCCTTAGGTAAAAGCAAAATCTTAAGCTCCTGTTCAAGCACCTCGATCTGCTTCTTGGCATCGGATAATTCCTCCTTCGCCATCTCCCGCATCTCCTCGTCGCTCTCTTCCTCCAGTAGTGCCAGGCTGTCTTCCACGGTCTGCTTTGCCTTTTTATACTGGGTATAAGTTTCTACTAAGTCCGCCAGATCCGCCTGCTCCTTCATCAGCTTCCGAAACCGGTTCTGATCCTCTGCTACGGAAGGATTGTTAAGCTCCTGCATCAATTCTTCATAATGAATTAAAATATCATCTAATCTATCAAACATTGATAACCTCCTGAATTTCATGGAAAGGACTGTCGTTTACCTTATACTATAATCATAGTCCGCAGTGCCGCCCTAAAACCTGCGGTTTAAGGGCTCACGGACATTCGTGAACAAACCACGCGGTCCAGTCCTGCCGCATCTTTAACCACCTGGATCTCTCCAAAGCCGGCATCCTTTAATAAACCGCTGACAGCCTCTCCCTGGTCATAGCCGATCTCAAAATAAACCGCTCCTCCCAGGGTTAAATGAAGACGGCTTTCCAAAGCGAGCTTTCTGTAAAAATACAAACCGTCTTCTTTCCCGTCAAGGGCCAGCACCGGCTCATGATCCCGGACTTCCGGCTGCAGTTTTTTTATAACTTTCGTTGGAATATAGGGAGGATTTGACACGATCACATCATACTTTTTCTCTTCCTCTAACGAGGTAAATAAATCGCTTTCTATCAAAGTGACCTTTTCCTCTCCTAAAAACTTCCCCACATTCCTTTCCGCCACCTTAAGGGCTTCCCTGGAGATGTCCACGGCAGTTACGCGTTCAAATCCACCAAGCTTTGCAAGGCTGACGGCAATGCAGCCGCTTCCCGTACACAGATCCAGTACTTCCGGCTGCTTTCCTTTATAATCCTTTAAGACCAGCTCCACCAGAGTTTCCGTATCCTGCCTTGGAATCAGCACATGCTCATTTACAAAGAACTCAAGGCCCATGAACTCCCGGCTTCCTGTAATCTGTTGAAGGGGAATCCTCCTGGAACGTTTCTCTATCATGGACCGGTATTTGGAAACGGCCTCTTGAGAGAAGTCCTCTTCTGGAAGCGCTCTGTTCCTGTCTATAAGAAAATGGACCATATCCGTGCGGAATGCCTCAAAAAGCAGGTATCTGGAATCAAGAGACGCCTCTTCCACTCCTGCCCTTGACAGCTTTTCTGTTCCTTCTTCTATTAAATGCTGCAATGTCAGATTCATGCGCTCTTCTCCGGGAAATTCTTATTAAGAAATCCCCTCCAGTCAAACACAGCCTCCACAGAAGCAATACCCACCTGGATCATATCATCGTCCGGTTCCTTGGTGGTCAGTCCCTGCATCCACATGCCTGGGCGGCTTAATAAATCCACCAGTTTTGAATTGCTGCGTCCTGCCAGACGTAAAAATTCATAGGATACTCCGGCTATGACCGGGATCAGTATGATCCGGCTAAGGATCCGAAGGGGCAATGTATCCACTCTCACCACCATGAAAAACAGGATGCTGATGATCATGACGATCAGGAGAAAGCTGGTTCCGCAGCGCTTATGTTCCTTGGAGCTGTTTCTGACATTTTCCACAGTAAGATCAAGCCCATGCTCCAGGCAGTTGATGCATTTGTGCTCCGCTCCATGATACATAAAAGTCCTTCGGATATCCTCCATGCGTGAAACCAGACCGATGTAAGCGATAAAGATCGCGATACGGATCACACCTTCCAGAATCGCCATTACCGTCTGGGACTTTATAAAATTATGGAATATATTAGCAAGAAACATCGGCAAAACCATGAAAATCAGGATGGCCATTACCACGGAAAATGCCATCACGATACTCATCAACGCCTTTTCCATCTTCTCCCCAAACAACCGTTCCAAAAGCTTTTCAAATTTGGAAGGCTCCATATCCTCCTCATCATCCTCAAAAAAACTGGCTGAAAAGGTCAAAGCCCTCATACCTAACACCATGGAATCCACAAAACTGAATATTCCTCTGATAAATGGCAGAGAAAAAAGCTTCACCTTTTCTCCCATGCTTACATAAGTATCCTTTTTCACTTCAATGGTTCCGTCCGGCTTTCGGACTGCTGTGGCATACTCATCCCCGTTTTTCATCATAACGCCTTCAATCACGGCCTGCCCGCCGATTCCTGAATACTTCATACGCCAAACCACCTTTCTGTTTAAAAAATGGAAGCTTTTCACTAGTTAAAATCCCAAAAAAGGCTGAGCTAAAGTGTTTCCACCAAACTCAACCTCTTCTTTGCCCCTGATATAATAAGGAAGTTCCATACGCCCAATGAGCACATAGAACGGCTGATTTCCTGAATTCATGAAGGAAGTCCGATTCACCCGAGGCTCCTCGAACGGCTAATTTACTAAATCCAGGCTCCACAACCTTTGCCTTCATAAGTAAATTATGCTTCAGCCTTAACGCCATATTTACGATTGAATTTATCAATACGTCCACGAGCGGAAGCAGCCTTCTGCTGACCGGTGTAGAATGAATGGCATTTAGAACAAACCTCTACGTGGATATCTTCCTTTGTAGAACCAGTTACAAATTCATTACCACAGTTGCAAACAACTTTTGCCTGGTAGTAATTTGGATGGATTCCCTCTTTCATGATTTTCACCTCACATACTTTGATTTCTATTAAATCGCAGTCCGTAAACCGACTTTGTCTAATAAACAGCTTACATAGTATAACATAGAAATTTTTTTAATGCAAGCTTTTATTTCTATAAAAAACCCGTATTCTCTAGAAAAAGCGCATTTTTTTGGAGGTTTCCACGAATTCCCTGTTGTTTCTTGTCCTCGAGAATAAGTCCAGTATTTTCTCCACTGCATCTTCCGGTTTCAGGGTATTAGTAGCCTTTCTCACGATATCAACCGTTTCTGCTTCTTCCCTTGTAAGCAGCAGGTCATCCCTTCTGGTGCCGGACTTAAGAATGTCAATGGCGGGGAAGATCCTCTTCTCAGACAGCTTCCGGTCGAGAACCAGTTCCATGTTGCCGGTTCCCTTAAATTCCTCATAAATAACGTCATCCATACGGCTGCCCGTATCCACAAGAGCGGTGGCAAGAACGGTGAGGCTGCCTCCCTCCCTCATGTTTCTGGCTGCACCAAAGAAACGCTTTGGCATATGAAGGGCTGCCGGATCCAGACCACCGGACAAGGTACGGCCGCTTGGAGCTACCGTCAGGTTATAAGCTCTTGCAAGACGGGTAATGCTGTCTAACAGGATCACCACATCCCGGCCATGCTCAACTAGGCGCTTGGCCCTTTCGATCACCATTTCCGATACTCTCTTATGGCGGTCCGGAAGCTCGTCAAAGGTGGAGTAGAGCACTTCCACGTTATTTCCGTAAATGGATTCCTTAATATCCGTAACCTCCTCAGGACGCTCATCAATCAATAGAATCATGAGATGGATCTCCGGGTGATTTACGGTTATTGCCTTTGCCACATCTTTAAGCAGGGTCGTTTTTCCTGCCTTTGGCGGGGAAACGATCATACCCCTCTGCCCCTTTCCAATAGGAGCTAAAAGATCCAGGACACGCATGGCAGTGGTATTTTTTCCTCCCTGGGTCTCCATATGAAGCCTTTTATCCGGAAATATGGGAGTCATATTTTCAAAATTCGGACGGCGTTCCGCAGCACTGGTGGGATAGCCATTGATTTTCTTTACATATAGAAGGGCAGCAAACTTTTCTGCCGCCGTTTTTACTCTGCGGCTTCCATGAATGATGTCACCTGTTTTCATGTTAAACCGGCGGATCTGTGAAGGCGCCACGTAGACGTCATTTTCGCCTGGGAGGTAGTTTTCACAGCGGATGAAACCAAAGCCATCGGGCATGACCTCCAGAATTCCATGAGCCTCAATACCGCTGTCCAGTTCCTGCAGTTCAGGGCTTGGCTGAAAATCTCCTCTTGGTTCTTCCGGAACAGTTTCGGGCCTTGCCTCATTCCTGGCGGATGGCTCTGTGCTGTTTCCCTGTGCCGGCCGATAGCTTGCAGGCCTTTGCTGCCCTTCCGGACGATAGGAACGGACAACCGTCTTTCTTTGGCTGCCGGCCGCTGACTGCATTTGCTGATCCCCGTTCATCTGTCCCTGCTGGCTTACAGAATCCGTATGAGGCTGGGTCTGAGGGGCTGGTTGTGCCGTAACAGTCTTAAAAACCTCTTTTTTTACTCCCTCCGCCTTTTCTGCTGAAACATTCCCCGGCGATGCAGGAAAAGCAGGAGCCTCCTCTCCCTTTTCGCATAGTAAATCTATAATTTCAGCTTTTCGCATGGAACTGCATCCCTTGATACCCTGGGCTTTGGCAAGCTCCTTTAATTCCGCTAACGGCAATGTTTGTAATTTTTCACGCATATTATTCTCCTTCATGATTCCTTATAACAGTTGTTTCGTAATCTTGGGAATGCTTCACGATAGAATATCGCAACAGATGGCCGGAAATGTTATTCCGGCCCAAATCATGATAAACCAGGTCGTACGATACGCCTATTATATACCTTAATTTTAAAAAAGAAAAGTTATTTTTTCAGTTCCTTTAAGTGCTCTTTGATTTTACGTTCATATCCATTTTCCGTAGGATGATAGAACGATATGTCCTCCATTCCGTCCGGAAGATACTGCTGTTTCACATAGTTGCCCGGATAATCATGGGCATAGAGATAGCCCTGCCCATGGCCCAGCTTCGCTGCTCCCTTATAATGAGAATCCTGCAGATGAACCGGCACAGGCATGGTTTTCTGGTTTTGTACTGTATCCAAAGCCTCAAACACCGCCATGCAGGCCGCATTGCTCTTAGGTGCCGAAGCCACATAGGTGACCGCTTCGGCCAGAATGATCTGGGCTTCCGGAAGCCCGATCCTTTCTGCTGCCTGGGCTGCTGCAACTGCCAGAATGAGAGCCTGGGGATCTGCATTTCCTACATCCTCCGCAGCACAGATCATAATTCTTCTGGCAATGAATTTTATATCTTCTCCCGCATAAAGCATTCTTGCAAGATAGTACACGGCCGCGTCGGGGTCCGAACCCCGCATGCTCTTTATGAAGGCCGATATGGTATCGTAATGATTGTCTCCAGTTTTGTCATAGCGCACCACCCGCTTTTGGATGCACTCCTCTGCAACCTGAATACTGATATGGATTTTTCCGTCTGACGGATCCCGGTCCGTGGTCATGACTCCCAGTTCCACCGCATTTAAAGCGGCTCTTGCATCTCCATTGGAAACATCCGCAAGAAATTCTTCCGCATCTTCGTCAATCACGGCGTTATAGGAACCCATTCCCTTATCCTTGTCATATACCGCCCGGTGGACCAGTTTCCTGATATCCTCCTTTTCCAAAGACTTTAACTCAAATACCCTGGATCTTGAAAGAAGAGCGCCATTTACTTCAAAATAGGGGTTTTCTGTAGTGGCTCCTATGAGAGTCAGCGTTCCATCCTCCACAAATGGAAGCAGATAATCCTGCTGCCCTTTGTTGAAACGATGGATCTCATCCACGAACAAGATTGTCTTTTTGCCATACATTCCTAAGGAATCCTTGGCTTCCTTTACGATCTCTTCCATGTCCTTTTTTCCCGCTACCGTGGCGTTGATCTGTCTGAACTCTCCGCTGGTAGTGTTGGCGATCACCCTTGCCAGAGTGGTTTTACCGGTTCCCGGAGGACCGTAGAATATCACAGATCCCAGCTTGTCCGCCTTAATGGCCCGGTAAAGCAGTTTATCCCTGCCAATGATATGCTGCTGCCCCACCACCTCGTCAAGTGTCGACGGTCGAAGCCTTGATGCAAGGGGGGACTCTTTTTTCATGGTATTTTCCCTCATATAATCAAACAAATCCATTATTATTCTCCCGTTTTCTATAATCCCTTGAGGAAAAACCTCTTGCGATAATCCAAAAGAAGCCTTCCGGCTGTAACAAGAGTATATCCCTGCTTTGATAAAGTGTCAATGATATCCCGCTTTCCCGCACCCTCTTAAGAGAATTGGTTATAATTCCTCCGGATACTTCATATTCCAGTCATTTCGTATTTTTGTCATTATGTTCATGACATCTACCGTATATTCCAGGCGCATTTCGTCAGATTCTCCGCCAACAGCTTTCTCCATATCCAGAATTTCATACAACAGAGCATCGTCGGTGTTTCCTGCTTCCATCACTTCCCGGCGGTTATCTTCCGTATAAGTGATCACCGCCTTGTCAGCCCTTGGATATTCATATATTTCTATATAGCCCTTGTCAAAGGCCACTGTTCCACGCTTGGGTTGCTTTGCATGAAGAGACAGAGAAATGGTGGCCATCTCCTGCTGATTGTTCATTAGCAGGATTCCTGCCTGTTCATCAACACCGCTGGGGGCAAGCTTTACCTGTGACAGGATCTGGTCCGGCGCGTCTGCCATAAACCATCTTGCAAAGGAAAGGGCGTATACCCCGATATCAAGCAGTGCTCCGCCGGCAAGACCTGGACTAAAAAACCTGTTTTCCATATTATAATCCTTATAGCTTCCAAAGTTCATCTGAATAAGGCGCAGAGGGCCCAGTTGACCGTTTATCACAATTTCCTGCAATTTTTTATAAAGGGGCATATGATAAATTGTCATTGCTTCAGCAAGTACCAGGTCATTTTTCTCCGCAAGGCTGACTGCCTCAGAAAGCTCCTGGGAATTCAATGTAATCGATTTCTCACACAGTACATGCTTACCATTCTTTAATGCCTCTTTTAAATAAGTAATATGGGTATTATGGGGTGTTGAAATATAAATAATATCCACATCATCATCATGAAACATGTCATAGACATTATGGTAAACCTTCTCCACTCCGTATGTTTCTGCAAATTTAACTGCATTTTCATAGGTTCTGTTACCGACCCCATATAAAGTTCTTCCCTGTTTCTTTAAATTTTCTGCCAGCTGTTTAGCTATTACTCCACAGCCTAATGTTGCCCAACGATACTCTTTCATACTCAAACCTCCTTAATGCTCCTTATTTCCTCATGTGCCCGTATAATTCCGCTTCTTCAAAACTTCTTCTATATAATGTATTATGGGCAGTACCTGTTCCTTTGTCAAGTATTGCAGCCAGAGTCTTAAAGTTTGAAACGCAATATTGCATTTTGCATACAAAATAGCCCTATTTGTTTTGACATAAAGCCTGCCTGGCAAATAGGGCTGAACCTTGAGCTTTTACAGTTATTCTGTAATCCTTCCACTACTCTTCGTATTTGATTGAGCAGTTAAAAGGCTGTTTATGTTTCTTAACTGTCATCTCGTAAACTGGACGTCAGTTCTTTCATCTTTTTTTCTGCAAGTTTCTTTTCCGAACTATGTTTTTTCCGCATTTTTTTAACTATGACAAGTAATAAAAGGATGATCAGTAGAATTGAAAGGATTGATAAAGTAACGGAATTTGTCAGAAGCCATTTTAGGAAATTCCAAAACCCCTTTCGCCCATCCCTCTCATAAATCGCTGTTACTTCTTTCTTATAGATGATCTGCCCTGTCTGATTCTCAGCTTCTGCATCAATGTAAGTACCATGATAAACATTGGCTTCTATGGAAGGGAAGGTAACAGCCCCTCCATAGATTCCCCTGATATCTTTTACAAATTTACGTCCATGAGCAGTTGCGTTTCGGATCATTTCTCCATCCTTTGACACAGGATCTCCGTCCCATTTTACGCTTGTTATCTTATAATATTGTGATGGTAAATTAAGATAACTTAAAAATAATTCTGCGTGATCTATTAAAGGAGAACGGTTAGAAATTTCAGTCTGACCCAGCATATAAGAGTCCGCATCATATCCGCTCACGGTTATAGGGAATGTAAAATTATAATCCCAGTAGGCACTTTCTTCTTTAAAACCTACCGCAGGAAGTGTTACATTTAATTCCTGCTTTAAATCCTCATTGATAACCTTGACCCGGGCATCTTCCGGTAGAGAATCTATATATTCTACTCCTTCATACAATACGGAGGCTTCTGAATATTTCGTAGTCTCTTCCGTGACTGCCTTTGAAAGTTCACTGGTTTTTAAAGAATACCTTTTTCCTTCTTGTTCTACTGCTTGGGGTGCATATTTTTCAGGATTTCCAACAAAGGGATCGGAATCATATGTAATAATATCTCCTGGATAGATTTCCTCTACATTATCTGTATGAACGGATTTTAACCGATAGATAATACCGTCCTTTTCATAAATTTCTTTAAACTGTAACCTTCCATCTTCCTCTTTTATAGAGGTCCTATACTCCTTTTTTATTTCAATGAACATTTCCTCCGCACGTGCTATTCCAGCGCACCCCAAAACAAGGGGTACGACAAGGAATATAGCAGCAAAACCTTTCTTCATCCTATTTTTCATCCTTTTTATCTCTTCTTCTCCTTACGATCACAATGGAAGTAACAATACCAACCAGCCCTATACTTAAGAGCAGTCCCCCTCTCAGATTTACATCACCCGTTTTAGGCAGTCTTCTTAGCCAGCCCCACAATCCTTTTCCTTTATAGTTAGAAATTCCAAGACCATTCAGGCTGGATTGATATGTGGCTGTGATGAAACCCTTTTTCTTCCCATGCTCCGGATTGTTATACAATATAAATTCTCCTGTAACAGCTCCATCATCCGTTACATATATAGTCAGGCAAGCATCAGTCTTTATATATCCCTCTGGGGCCTTTATTTCATGTACGGTATATTTTCCAGAGCGGAGCGGAAGGAAGGAGATTCCTCCGTTTTCATCTGTTATTCCTTTGTATACAGGCTCTCCGGCTTCATTTCTGATCTCCAGTTCTGCACCGGCTAATTTTTCTGAGGTTTCAGCGTCTGACTTTTGTATTAACACTTCCGGTGAAGGATGATTTACAACTGATATAGTACTGATTCCTGATACCACACCGTTATGAATGGAAAATGAGTACGTGTGATCTGTTGAAAGGTAGCCAGGAGCTGTCTTTGTTTCTTTGTAGGTATAGGTTCCGTTTTCCGGCATATCGAATTTCGCATATCCATACTCTCCAGTTTTTACAGTCAGGTAAATACTTCCGTTAGGCCGGTAAATAGAAAATTCCACTCCTTTTATTCCCAGTCCTGTAGAAGCATCTATTTTATATAGAAACATTTTTTCAGAACCAGGGCTATGCTGTTTGAGATCTGTCATTGTGACTTCCAATAGTCCAGAGCTTCTTGGCACTGTAAATGCTATGTCTGAGGAAAGAAAATATCCTGATGGAGCTTTCACCTCATGAAGGTAATAAGTTTTTCCAGCCTCTAATCTTCCAGTGATATCTATATCCTCACCTGTTGTTTCAAAATCTGGAATAACCACATTTTTCTGATGATCCAACACTTGTAATATAGCTCCCTTTAGAAGTACACCGGATGAATCTACTTTATTAAGCCGAATCGCAGTGACTTTGTTTTTCATTTCAACCATGTCTGCCGCGCCATTTTTACTTACAATGAAAGGAACATCTTCTGCATATGAATATCCAACTACAGGATAAATTTCGTGGAGCCAGTACCGTTCTCCCGCTTTTAACTTTGCAATGAGTTCATGAGGTTGCGTCCCAGATATCCACTCTTCCACAATATTTCCATCCTTGTCTTTTATGCTCATATGATTTCCTGGCAGCTCCTCACTGCCCGTGATAGACTTTTTAGATAGGATCAGATGGGTTGGATTATCAATCATAATAATAACGTCCTCATCACCGTTTCTACTGACCGTAAATGGAATATCTTCTGCGTAGGCATATCCATCTGCCGGACTGATTTCGTGTACCCAGTATTTTTTTCCGGCTTCCAGCTGGCCTTTTAATTCCTTCAACTGAGTTCCTGTGATAAAGATCAGATCTTCTCCGGCCTTAAAACCATTTCCATTACGGATTGCCTTTGCTGGGGCCTTATCTTCTTTTAAGATCTGAAGCGTACTTCCCGGTAACTGACTGGCTGCTTCTGATGGCGTTCCAATAAGAAGGGAGCCTTTCTGTTTCTTTATTAAGACCTCTGTTTTTTTATCCCTCATGACTATAGTAGTCAGACCTGGTTCATCTGGAACAGTAAAGGTTACACTCTCGGAATAGCTATATCCAGCCGGAGGCTCTTCTTCTGAAAGTTCATAAGTTTTTCCTGCAATCAGAAGTCCGGTTAAAACTATCGGTCCCCCATTAGCAGTGAATTTCTTAATTAATGTTCCATTATTTTTTTCCCGGATAGAGAAGCGGCCGCCTGTTAATATATCTCCTGTCTCTGCATCTACTTTTATAATCTTTATTTCTGTTTTTTGGTCCTGCATGATAATGGTTGTCCGTATGCCGCTTTCCTCCGCCGTGAAGCGGATCTCTTTTTCAAAAGAGTAACCAGCTGGAGGCTGTTCTTCCAAGATGATATATTCTTTTCCTGGAGTAATCAGTTTTGCTGGTATGAGTACCTCCCTTCCTTCTTCTTTCGTAAATTCAAATATGACTTCTCCTGTTTCTGCATCAATTAGGCTGTAACGGCCTCCAGTAAGCTCCTCTCCTGTTTGCGCATCCACTTTCGTGATATATAAGTGTACCGTCCGATCTTCCATATCTACATTATCAACCATTCCTGAAGCATTTAGCTGAAAGCAATAAACTCCGCTTATCAGGCTGCTTCCGTCACTGTACGTTGTGGTTTCCATGAGGCGATAGTTTCCTCCTGCAGTCAAGATATCCCGTATCGTTTCATTGTTCCGGCTGCTTTCGAATACTGCGTTCTGTATAGCCTTTGAAACCTCTCCCGTTACCATTCCTCCTTCAATTTGCCCGGCAGAACGGAGCACACTGTCATAGCCGTCTTTTGGCTCCTGTGTAATCTCATATCTGGTTCCATAGGGCAATCCTGCAAAGGTAAGATACCCATCACCGGTTATTGTGATATTTTCTTCACCTTTGATCCGTCCCTCCGATGTACCACCATATACTTGATATCCAGTTAAGGTCTTTCCAGCAGAGTCCATAAGTCTTACATGGAAAGTAAATTCATCCGTCTGATCCTTTCCGGTTCCGGTCAGCTTATTTATGATGGTAATGGAACCTTCCGGGACAATGGGATTTGTGAGAGTAGTACGCTTCGTAACTACCTCCGTCTGTGTTTCAAAATACACATTTGCCTGCATTCCCGTCTCACCGCTGACCACAGCCACCAAGTCCACCGTACCACTTTCATGGGCAGCGGTATCCGTGAGATTCCAGTTAATAATTCCGTTTTGTTCTACTCCATAATTGGTGGATCTTAAATAATCCAGTCCATCTTTCAGGACCGCATTGATACGGATATCAACTGGATGATTGTAAGGATTGGTATAGGAAACCGTGTATTTTATGACACTTCCTGTTTTTACTGCACCGTGATCCGCTCCTATGCTGCTTGTTACTTGTGCTATAGGGATTTCCCTTGTTACTGGATTTTTGATTGTATAATCATGATTGTCCACATTAACAGTCCAGTTTGCAAGGACGTTACCATTTCCATCGTTCAGCTCCTGCCTTGTTTCCAGGAATGTCCTGGAAGGAATGGAATAGGATCCGTTTTCGTCAAGATAGATCCGTTTCGTTTCCTTAAAGGACTTTTCTGTTCTTCCATCAGAATATCTGGTGTATTCGGTGATTTCATATAAATGGCCGTTTATGATTCCATCCTCTGCTGTTAAAACTTGGCCGCTTCCTGTTCCAATAAAGGAAGGTAGCTCGGTTCCTGTGTCTAAATCTTTTAATATGGTGAATACCTTTACCGGAACTCTTGCGATAACGGTTAGGGCTTCTATGGCACCATTGTCACAAGCCAGCTTTAAGATACTAAAATCATTTGATACATTCCGGATTCCGGTTCCCG encodes the following:
- a CDS encoding Gfo/Idh/MocA family protein; translated protein: MKEYRWATLGCGVIAKQLAENLKKQGRTLYGVGNRTYENAVKFAETYGVEKVYHNVYDMFHDDDVDIIYISTPHNTHITYLKEALKNGKHVLCEKSITLNSQELSEAVSLAEKNDLVLAEAMTIYHMPLYKKLQEIVINGQLGPLRLIQMNFGSYKDYNMENRFFSPGLAGGALLDIGVYALSFARWFMADAPDQILSQVKLAPSGVDEQAGILLMNNQQEMATISLSLHAKQPKRGTVAFDKGYIEIYEYPRADKAVITYTEDNRREVMEAGNTDDALLYEILDMEKAVGGESDEMRLEYTVDVMNIMTKIRNDWNMKYPEEL